The Archangium primigenium genomic interval GCGCGCTCGGGCTGCTTGCCACTCTGGTGGTGAGCGGCGAGCACCAGGGCATCCGTTTCGCCCATCTGCTCCAGCCACAGGGCGGCGAGCCGGTGGGCGGACACCCGGTGGCTGTCGGCGACGAGTGCATAGGCCGCGTCGCGCACCAGGGCATGGCGGAAGTGGTACTCGTCCGTGGAGGCGAAGCGGCTGGTGGACTGCAGGACGATGACCTCTTCCTCCACGAGTCGCCGCACCTGGAGCGTCAGCGCGTCGGGCGGCGTCCCCAGCAGCTCCTTCAAGCCGTGGAACCAGAAGGTGTGGCCGAAGACGCTGGCGGCCAGCAGCACGTGGCGCACCTCGGGGTGCATGCGCAGCAGACGCGTCTGGAGCACGGCCAGCACCGTGCCGGGCACGGCCACGCCGTGACCCTCGGCCATGGCGCGGATGAGTTCCTCCAGCAGCAGCGCGTTGCCGTCGGACTGCTCCACGGCGCGCTGCACGAGGGCGGCGGGCATCTGGGGGCCGAGCACCTCGCGCACCAGGCCCGTGCACGCCTTGCGGCTCAAGCCCTTGAGCACCACCTCCTGCACGTGCCGCGACCACAGCCCGGGGAACACCTCCTTCACCTCGGGCCGCGCCAGCGCCAGCACCATGAAGGGCTGGTCCGCCAGCTCTCGCAGCAATTCGTCCACGAGCTTCACCGTGACGGCATCGCTCCAGTGGAGGTCTTCCAGTACGAGCAGCACCGGTTGATGGGCGCACTCGGCCTTGAGGAACGCGACCAGGGCGGGACCGAGCTGGGCGCTCATGAGCCGGGGGTCGCTCCGGGCGGCGCGCAAGCGGGGGCTGTACTCGTCGGGGAAGGGGATGGCGCACAGCTCCCCGAGGAACTCCACCGTGTCCTGGGCCTCGGCCTCGGGAAGGTGCGCGGTCACCCGCTGGTAGAGCCGCGTGCGACGTGCCTCCAGGTTGGCGCCCTCGGGTAGGCCACACCAGCGGAGCAGGGCCTGGCCGAGCAGGCTGACGGAGGCGCCCGCGCTCAGGGGGTCGCCCAGGCCCAGCATCACCTGGACGGGCTCGGCTCGCCGCTCCAGTCGGCGCAGGAACTCGTGGCGCAACCGTGACTTGCCCACGCCCGGCGGCGCCATCACCAGCACCACCCGTGCTTGTGGGTCATCGATGCTGGCGGACAGGGTGAAGTCCAGCAGGGCCAGTTCCTGTTCGCGGCCCACGCATGGGGTGGGCTTGCCCATCAGCGGCCGGGACTCATCGGTCCCCAGTCGCTCGGCGTGCAGCAGGTACATGCTGGCGTCGATGCGGGAGAGCTGGAAGCCCGGGCCGAGCAGTCCCGCCGTCACCTCGTCGAGCACCACCTGGGCCGGGCCGGGCATGCGCTGCACCTTGCTCAACAGCAAGCCCACGCGGTCCATGGCGGCACCCACGGGCAGCCGCTCGTTGAGCACGCCCAGGCCCGTCACCAACACCACCGAGGCCTCGGGCCAGCGCTCCTTGAACGTCAGGGCGCAGCGCGCGGCCAGGGCCGCCTGGTCGGTGGCGGTGCCGCGGTCGGGGGCGAGCGTGGCCACCAGCGAGCCGTCGGCGAGCAACTCCACGCGCGTGCCTTGGGGCCAGAGCGTGGTGCGCAGGGAGTCGAGCACCGCGGCCCCTTCACCGCGCAGGGCCGTCTTGTCCTCGGCCTCCAGGCCGCGCAGGGAGATGAGCAGCACGCTGACGAGCCGCTGCTCGGCGTCCGGCAAGCGGATGGGCGCCGCCTGGGGCTCGGCGCGGGGCAGCAGCAACTCGGGCACGGCCTCCAGGGCATTCAGGGCCTCCAGGAGCCGGTCCGCGTCGGGCATGCGGCGGCGGGGGTCCTTGGCGAGCATCCGGTCGATGAGGACTTGCAGCCCGACGGGTAGTCCCGGCCGCACGGAGTGCAGGGGCTCCGGGTCGGCGAAGAGGATTTTGGCCAGGGCGGCGGCGAAGTGGGGCGCGGAGAAGGGAGGCTTGCCGGTGAGGCACTCGTAGAGCACACAGCCCAGCGAGAAGATGTCGGCGGCGGGAGGAATCTCCGACTGACTGGAGGCCTGCTCCGGGGACATGTAGCCCGGGGTGCCCACCACGGTGTGGGTGCCGGTGACGCCCACCAGGGTGGGCTCGGTGTGACGGGCCAGGCCGAAGTCGAGCACCACCACGTCCTCGGGCCGGCCCCCGCGCAGCAGCAGGTTGGAGGGTTTGATGTCCCGGTGGACGATGCCGCGCTGGTGCGCGTGGGCCAGGGCCTCGGCGGCGCGGCGCAGCAGGGCGAGCGTCTCGGGCAGCGACAGGGGCTGGCGCGCGAGGCGGCGTGACAACTCCTCGCCCTCCACCCACTCCATGCACAGGAAGGGCTGGCCGCGCTC includes:
- a CDS encoding serine/threonine-protein kinase PknK — encoded protein: MDHDKTAPSSLPAGVLAPDTLIQGRFTLGELAGRGGMGHVYRARDGVSGRPVALKVLHSPISPEVVYRFNREAVLLESLHHPGIVAHVAHGTTERGQPFLCMEWVEGEELSRRLARQPLSLPETLALLRRAAEALAHAHQRGIVHRDIKPSNLLLRGGRPEDVVVLDFGLARHTEPTLVGVTGTHTVVGTPGYMSPEQASSQSEIPPAADIFSLGCVLYECLTGKPPFSAPHFAAALAKILFADPEPLHSVRPGLPVGLQVLIDRMLAKDPRRRMPDADRLLEALNALEAVPELLLPRAEPQAAPIRLPDAEQRLVSVLLISLRGLEAEDKTALRGEGAAVLDSLRTTLWPQGTRVELLADGSLVATLAPDRGTATDQAALAARCALTFKERWPEASVVLVTGLGVLNERLPVGAAMDRVGLLLSKVQRMPGPAQVVLDEVTAGLLGPGFQLSRIDASMYLLHAERLGTDESRPLMGKPTPCVGREQELALLDFTLSASIDDPQARVVLVMAPPGVGKSRLRHEFLRRLERRAEPVQVMLGLGDPLSAGASVSLLGQALLRWCGLPEGANLEARRTRLYQRVTAHLPEAEAQDTVEFLGELCAIPFPDEYSPRLRAARSDPRLMSAQLGPALVAFLKAECAHQPVLLVLEDLHWSDAVTVKLVDELLRELADQPFMVLALARPEVKEVFPGLWSRHVQEVVLKGLSRKACTGLVREVLGPQMPAALVQRAVEQSDGNALLLEELIRAMAEGHGVAVPGTVLAVLQTRLLRMHPEVRHVLLAASVFGHTFWFHGLKELLGTPPDALTLQVRRLVEEEVIVLQSTSRFASTDEYHFRHALVRDAAYALVADSHRVSAHRLAALWLEQMGETDALVLAAHHQSGKQPERAAHFHLLAAEQLFERHDLVGTLRCVDAGLGDGASRSVRVRLRALKAVVLAAMHQLARAMDVGGPALDELEPGSPLWCRLAAALVTGHLFLRNQTQLHRVSQELMWAAPHSEAMSTYVEACTYLGGTALWSGEREWIELPLARIQCVAESEIERDPVVRGWALNFKGQYLHYFEPCPWQGYQLTEQAKTSFLTVGMGHQAMVVLAQQGVCLNALGDISGALELLRQAEALSQHIENRLFTTFVHYLRLRTLTLSVDPQDWKEAQDRASEQLGGEDADPFRQGLEHLVLARVALVQQLYTEAAEHARLACDALSLILTFRLDARATLSQALLARGAVADALQVATEGVRELEERRIRGTYAVAMHLALAEARFAAGDTPSGELALREALDLVHVRAADIPEPQARERFLRHVPENARTLKLARERWGEAMPALG